The following proteins are co-located in the Microcystis wesenbergii NRERC-220 genome:
- a CDS encoding methyl-accepting chemotaxis protein, producing MPSGTEYAKLYGQANSAYCQGNLEDAAVIIKDMIAKYPEDANVILLQGHIHLGLQQYSLARERYEKVLQLAKNFPTRSDLVDYARRGLDRIRQLPFEDEDEDFMIAATEAIAYSEADFDPGQGLSNSRSGESQAADPDWQNEGMDGDSDLFNEGDIGGPTVAELSSTDTIGESTFVIDPEPTHRQAAKTGRNQRRVTQKKYEEEDTRDFREPKRNDEDLDGFSRMGATGMTHGLGDSDLFTRSGEEALSGGLATEPSEPLNASSGVGEPSFNPSRPNIPDDKRDGHLPAASERLLKPVVEVNPGKLAFFVNASLGKKQLILAALAGITPVVLIFAVSITSWLSSLFAAKPAPNRQEKTEKVAPKPAPASLSPFSQLILTKMLVTGVGTFAVTWLGLQLLISQIKRSLNDLQSQFDHLSEGNFNSKATIYSEDEFGQLANRFNQVARVVVTTTRAAQRRAAETEREREDLQRQVIRLLDDVEGAARGDLTVEAEVSADVLGAVADAFNSTIQNLREIVRQVKKAAKQVNQGTTDSESFARKQSSEALRMAEELAATLDLVQMMTDSIQRVAENAREAEEIARTSSIAALEGDDCVERTGAGIRQIRETVLETERKVKRLAVAAQEISKIVAVISQIASRTNVLAVNASIQETRAGETGRGFAIVADEVRQLADRSAKSLKEIEQIVLQIQEETAKVVEAMAEGILQVKDVTERSEQAKKSLKDIIQVSNRIDMLVRSITADTVKQRDNSLHVAQVMQSVELTAQETSQESQRVAGSLQKLVSISQELLSSVERFKVDSEDNK from the coding sequence ATGCCGTCAGGGACAGAATACGCAAAACTCTATGGACAGGCTAACAGCGCCTATTGCCAGGGCAACCTTGAGGATGCCGCCGTGATTATCAAAGACATGATCGCCAAGTATCCCGAGGATGCTAATGTCATCCTTTTACAGGGTCACATTCATCTAGGACTACAACAATACAGCTTGGCCAGGGAACGTTACGAAAAGGTGCTGCAATTGGCTAAAAATTTCCCCACTCGCTCCGATCTGGTGGATTATGCTCGACGGGGTCTTGATCGGATTCGGCAATTGCCTTTTGAAGACGAGGATGAAGATTTTATGATCGCTGCTACGGAAGCCATTGCCTACAGCGAGGCCGACTTCGATCCGGGTCAAGGTTTGAGCAATTCTCGGTCTGGGGAGTCGCAAGCGGCTGACCCCGATTGGCAAAATGAAGGCATGGATGGGGATAGTGATCTTTTCAATGAGGGGGATATCGGCGGGCCGACGGTGGCAGAGTTATCCTCTACCGACACTATAGGGGAAAGCACCTTTGTCATTGACCCGGAACCGACCCACCGACAAGCGGCAAAAACTGGCCGTAATCAGCGCAGAGTCACTCAAAAAAAATACGAGGAGGAGGACACCAGAGATTTTAGGGAACCAAAACGCAATGATGAGGATTTAGACGGTTTTTCCCGAATGGGTGCGACGGGTATGACCCACGGTCTAGGAGATTCAGACCTATTTACCCGTTCGGGAGAGGAAGCTTTAAGTGGTGGTTTGGCCACCGAACCCAGTGAACCCCTTAATGCCAGTTCTGGTGTGGGAGAGCCTAGTTTTAATCCTTCCCGTCCAAACATACCCGACGATAAGAGAGATGGTCATCTCCCCGCCGCTTCCGAGCGCTTGCTCAAGCCAGTGGTGGAAGTCAATCCGGGCAAATTAGCCTTTTTCGTCAATGCTTCTTTAGGCAAAAAGCAACTAATTTTAGCGGCTTTAGCGGGCATTACCCCGGTGGTGTTAATTTTTGCTGTTAGTATCACCTCTTGGCTATCTTCTCTATTTGCTGCCAAACCGGCCCCAAATCGTCAGGAAAAAACCGAAAAAGTTGCCCCGAAACCAGCCCCAGCCAGCCTTTCCCCCTTTAGTCAACTTATCCTTACCAAGATGTTAGTAACGGGTGTGGGAACCTTTGCCGTGACTTGGCTAGGCCTACAGTTGCTAATTAGTCAGATTAAGCGCAGTCTCAACGATCTGCAAAGCCAATTCGATCATCTCTCGGAAGGTAATTTTAACAGTAAAGCGACGATCTACTCGGAAGATGAATTCGGTCAACTGGCCAATCGTTTTAATCAGGTAGCCCGGGTAGTGGTTACTACCACCAGGGCAGCCCAACGCCGCGCCGCCGAAACGGAACGGGAACGGGAAGACCTACAACGGCAAGTGATTCGACTTCTCGATGATGTGGAAGGAGCCGCTAGGGGGGATCTGACAGTGGAAGCCGAGGTAAGCGCCGATGTTTTAGGTGCGGTGGCTGATGCTTTTAATTCGACTATCCAAAACTTGCGCGAAATTGTCCGACAGGTGAAAAAAGCGGCCAAACAGGTGAATCAGGGTACAACCGATAGTGAATCTTTCGCCCGCAAGCAGTCCAGCGAAGCCCTGCGGATGGCGGAGGAATTGGCCGCAACCCTTGATTTGGTACAGATGATGACCGACTCAATTCAAAGGGTGGCAGAAAACGCCAGAGAAGCCGAAGAAATCGCCCGCACTTCCTCGATTGCTGCCCTGGAGGGGGATGATTGCGTGGAAAGAACCGGGGCGGGAATTAGGCAAATCCGCGAGACAGTATTGGAAACGGAGCGAAAAGTGAAGCGTTTGGCGGTAGCGGCGCAGGAAATATCGAAAATTGTGGCGGTAATCTCTCAGATTGCCTCGCGGACTAATGTATTGGCTGTTAATGCCTCGATTCAAGAGACGCGAGCAGGAGAGACGGGCCGGGGTTTTGCGATTGTGGCCGATGAGGTGCGTCAGTTAGCCGATAGATCCGCTAAATCTCTTAAGGAAATTGAACAGATAGTTTTGCAAATTCAAGAGGAAACGGCAAAGGTAGTGGAGGCGATGGCGGAGGGGATTCTACAGGTTAAAGATGTCACCGAGCGCTCGGAACAGGCGAAGAAGTCCCTAAAAGATATTATCCAAGTTTCTAACCGTATTGATATGCTGGTGCGCTCAATTACCGCCGATACGGTCAAACAACGGGATAATTCCCTCCATGTCGCCCAAGTTATGCAGTCGGTGGAGTTAACCGCTCAGGAAACTTCCCAAGAATCCCAACGGGTGGCGGGTTCTCTGCAAAAATTGGTTAGTATCTCGCAAGAGCTGCTTTCTTCGGTAGAACGGTTTAAGGTAGACTCGGAGGATAATAAATAA
- a CDS encoding glycosyltransferase: MPKLSLCMIVKNEAENLRRCLDSVKEVVAEMIVMDTGSTDDTIAIAKSYGAIVPSYDWQGNFSDARNEALKYVTGDWILVLDADEELNPAIVPKMRRAIEKEENLVINLIRHEIGAVQSPYSLISRLFRRHPQVTFTRPYHSIIDDNVAILLKKEPNWKIVELPEIAIFHYGYTVDKIASLDKFARARKAMEGFYKQHPHDPYVCSKLGGLYLKIGRDKEGFKLLKHGLKCHGSNPHILYELYYHLANYYYSVDEFKKSADHFIKAIEQPILDQLKLGAYNNFGGLLYEAENYETALSIFEKTVEIDPRYADGYYNLGLVLKQLHRLPESIKAYKKALKLNPDNPAIYQNLGVAYIVFGSYNEAIEIWQKGLQLLKDQGNVSRAEMLQETLKALGAS, encoded by the coding sequence ATGCCTAAACTTAGTCTCTGCATGATTGTCAAAAATGAAGCCGAAAATCTCCGGCGCTGTTTGGATAGCGTGAAAGAGGTGGTGGCTGAGATGATCGTTATGGATACAGGTTCGACCGATGATACGATCGCTATTGCTAAAAGTTACGGTGCCATAGTTCCTAGCTACGATTGGCAGGGTAATTTTTCCGATGCCAGAAATGAGGCTTTAAAATATGTTACTGGCGATTGGATTTTAGTCCTTGATGCTGATGAGGAATTAAATCCGGCTATCGTACCGAAAATGCGTCGAGCAATCGAAAAAGAGGAAAATTTAGTCATTAATTTAATCCGCCATGAAATCGGAGCCGTACAATCACCTTATTCTCTAATTTCCAGGCTATTTCGCCGACATCCTCAAGTCACTTTTACCCGTCCCTATCACTCAATTATTGATGATAATGTGGCCATCTTATTAAAAAAAGAGCCTAATTGGAAAATAGTTGAACTGCCAGAAATTGCTATCTTTCACTACGGTTACACCGTCGATAAAATAGCCAGCTTAGATAAGTTTGCACGGGCAAGAAAAGCGATGGAGGGCTTTTATAAACAACATCCCCACGATCCCTATGTGTGTAGTAAATTGGGAGGGTTATATCTGAAGATTGGCAGGGATAAAGAGGGTTTTAAGCTGCTTAAACATGGTTTAAAATGCCATGGCTCTAATCCGCATATTTTATACGAGTTATATTATCATCTCGCTAATTATTATTATTCAGTGGATGAATTTAAGAAATCAGCCGATCATTTTATCAAAGCAATCGAGCAGCCAATTTTAGATCAATTAAAACTGGGTGCTTATAATAATTTCGGTGGGCTATTATACGAAGCAGAAAACTACGAAACTGCCTTATCTATCTTTGAGAAAACCGTAGAAATTGATCCTAGGTATGCCGATGGTTACTATAATTTAGGACTGGTTCTCAAGCAACTGCACCGGCTACCAGAATCGATTAAAGCTTATAAAAAAGCTCTCAAGTTAAACCCCGATAATCCCGCTATTTACCAAAATCTAGGGGTTGCTTATATAGTTTTCGGTAGTTATAATGAGGCGATCGAGATTTGGCAAAAAGGCCTACAATTATTGAAAGATCAGGGTAATGTCTCTCGCGCTGAAATGCTGCAAGAAACCCTAAAAGCTCTGGGAGCAAGTTGA
- a CDS encoding bifunctional acetate--CoA ligase family protein/GNAT family N-acetyltransferase — translation MLNPILEPRGGEHQTIRAFFEPKTIAVVGFNRQNPQLDRTLLNNLHHNPGQRRLYLVNPHPENWLDLPSYSSLPDIQAAIDLVIITAPAPEIPAIIAQSVEKKVKCALILSTGFRETGQMGENLLREIKAIAGQKLRIIGPHSSGISNLSQNLNATFSPILPKTGSIALISQSGAIAAAVLDWSLSENVGFSHFISLGVLLDVDWGELLYYLGDDPQTKSIVIYLESLNNARSFLSSAREVALNKPIIAISRHSTDFDPTALSHAGKLTSDQLTLSAAFARCGIVEVQRLADLLNITQVLAKIPRFPRGKRLTIISNGVAPALLAASALLAEDGQLATLTPATIEQLAPLFPADIVPQNPIDLRRGSDPDSYARALEIALADAHTDAVLMILSPRFNTDLRAIARSIASIAQNSKKPILASLMGGEGIAEGVALLNQQGIPTYRYPDSAARVFNLLWKYEENLRGLYQTPILTNSQENGSDRVLVSQIIEQAGDRTILSEPESLDILKAYGIPVIVTKIAQSAAEAVNLAESLGYPVVMKLHSQTIIHKSAVGGVQLPLFSPRAVVQAYQAIKANVSAQVGPEHFLGVSIQPMLEIDRGYELIIGSNYDDQCGPVIIFGTGGRLVDIFQDYATALPPLNTNLARRLLEKTKIYRAFQGLNGLKSLNLANLEQIIVKFSHLVSEQPRIKTIDINPFFADSEQLIALSASILLHHPTTPPEKLSHPAIRPYPEHYIGLWTTKRGLKVLIRPIRAADEPLVRQFHHYLSEETIYYRYFHLVNLDRQTAYDRLTRICFIDYDRVMTLVVEINKDQTEEPEIIAIGRLNKLHGVNVAEFDLLVRDDYQGQGIGTELLQRLVTIGKKEGLEGIEGEILRDNRAMQMIAAKVGFSLYKTADFVKAELEL, via the coding sequence ATGTTAAATCCCATCTTAGAGCCTCGTGGTGGCGAACATCAAACCATAAGAGCCTTTTTTGAGCCAAAAACCATCGCTGTGGTGGGATTTAATCGCCAAAATCCCCAACTCGATCGCACTCTTTTAAATAATCTCCATCATAATCCCGGTCAGCGCCGCCTTTATCTAGTTAATCCTCACCCCGAAAACTGGCTCGATCTTCCCAGCTATAGCAGTTTACCAGATATCCAGGCGGCGATCGATCTGGTAATTATCACCGCCCCCGCTCCCGAAATTCCCGCTATTATCGCCCAATCTGTCGAAAAAAAGGTTAAATGCGCCCTGATTCTCTCCACGGGTTTTCGGGAAACCGGCCAGATGGGGGAAAATTTACTCAGGGAAATTAAAGCGATCGCTGGTCAAAAATTACGCATCATCGGTCCCCATAGCTCAGGAATCAGCAATCTCAGCCAAAATCTTAACGCCACCTTTTCCCCCATCCTGCCGAAAACCGGTTCAATTGCCCTGATTAGTCAAAGTGGGGCGATCGCTGCTGCCGTGCTTGATTGGAGTTTAAGCGAAAATGTCGGTTTTAGTCACTTTATCTCTCTCGGAGTTCTTTTAGATGTGGATTGGGGCGAATTACTCTATTATTTGGGAGACGATCCCCAAACCAAAAGCATCGTTATCTACCTGGAATCCCTGAATAATGCCCGCTCTTTTCTGTCCTCGGCCCGAGAAGTTGCCCTAAATAAACCAATTATCGCCATTAGTCGCCACAGTACCGACTTTGACCCCACCGCTCTTTCCCATGCGGGCAAATTGACCAGCGATCAGCTAACTCTCTCCGCTGCCTTTGCTCGCTGTGGCATTGTGGAAGTACAAAGACTGGCCGATCTCTTGAATATCACGCAAGTTTTAGCGAAAATTCCCCGATTTCCCCGGGGAAAACGCTTGACAATCATCAGCAATGGTGTTGCTCCCGCTCTTTTAGCGGCCTCGGCTTTACTGGCGGAAGATGGACAACTGGCAACCCTTACCCCCGCAACGATCGAGCAACTAGCTCCTCTTTTTCCCGCGGATATTGTCCCCCAAAATCCCATCGATCTGCGTCGCGGCAGCGATCCCGATAGCTACGCTCGCGCCCTAGAGATCGCTTTAGCGGATGCACATACCGACGCGGTGTTGATGATTCTCTCGCCTCGCTTTAACACCGATCTGCGAGCAATTGCCCGTAGCATCGCCTCAATCGCTCAAAATAGCAAAAAACCCATTTTAGCAAGTTTGATGGGGGGAGAGGGCATTGCAGAGGGAGTAGCGTTATTAAATCAGCAGGGTATCCCCACCTATCGCTATCCCGATTCGGCGGCCCGGGTGTTTAATTTGCTCTGGAAATATGAGGAGAATCTGCGCGGTCTTTATCAAACGCCAATTTTAACCAATTCTCAGGAAAATGGCTCCGATCGAGTTTTAGTGAGCCAGATTATCGAGCAAGCAGGGGATAGAACAATTCTCAGTGAGCCAGAGTCTTTGGATATACTGAAAGCCTATGGAATCCCTGTTATTGTCACTAAAATCGCCCAAAGTGCCGCAGAAGCAGTTAATCTCGCTGAATCTCTCGGTTATCCCGTGGTGATGAAACTGCATTCCCAGACGATTATCCATAAAAGCGCGGTGGGTGGGGTACAATTGCCGCTTTTTTCCCCTAGGGCAGTGGTGCAAGCGTATCAGGCGATCAAAGCTAATGTTAGCGCACAAGTGGGTCCGGAGCATTTTCTCGGGGTGAGTATTCAACCGATGTTAGAGATCGATCGAGGATATGAGTTAATTATCGGCTCTAATTACGATGATCAGTGCGGACCGGTGATAATTTTCGGTACTGGCGGCCGTTTAGTCGATATTTTTCAAGATTACGCCACCGCTCTACCTCCTTTAAATACTAATCTCGCTCGCCGACTTTTAGAAAAAACCAAGATTTATCGGGCTTTTCAGGGACTAAATGGGCTTAAATCGCTTAATTTAGCGAATTTGGAGCAAATAATCGTTAAATTTAGCCACCTGGTTAGTGAACAACCTCGCATTAAAACTATCGATATTAATCCCTTTTTTGCCGATTCAGAGCAATTAATCGCTCTTTCCGCCTCTATCCTTCTTCATCATCCAACTACTCCCCCAGAAAAGTTATCTCATCCGGCGATTCGTCCCTATCCCGAACATTATATAGGGCTTTGGACGACGAAAAGAGGCTTAAAGGTGCTAATTCGTCCGATTCGGGCAGCAGATGAGCCTTTAGTGCGACAATTTCACCATTATCTCTCGGAAGAAACTATTTATTATCGTTATTTTCATCTTGTCAATCTCGATCGCCAAACCGCTTATGATCGTCTTACGCGCATTTGTTTTATTGACTACGATCGAGTAATGACTTTAGTGGTAGAGATTAATAAAGATCAGACGGAAGAGCCAGAAATTATCGCTATAGGACGCTTAAATAAACTGCACGGCGTTAATGTGGCGGAATTTGACCTATTAGTTAGGGATGACTATCAAGGTCAGGGCATTGGTACTGAATTACTACAGCGTTTGGTCACTATTGGCAAAAAGGAAGGATTAGAGGGAATTGAAGGGGAAATTTTAAGGGATAATCGCGCTATGCAGATGATAGCCGCTAAAGTGGGGTTTTCTCTCTATAAAACTGCCGATTTTGTCAAAGCGGAACTTGAATTATGA
- the gcvH gene encoding glycine cleavage system protein GcvH: MELEYPEDLRYLETHEYVRLEGEIATLGISAFAVDQLGDIVFLELPELGEALEVGSSFGTIESVKAVEDLYPPVSGTVVDRNQAMIDSPELIADDPHGEGWLLKVRVENPDTALADTLSASEYRAQVAGES; the protein is encoded by the coding sequence ATGGAACTGGAATATCCCGAGGATTTGAGATACCTAGAAACCCACGAATACGTCAGACTCGAAGGTGAAATCGCTACCTTGGGAATTAGTGCTTTTGCCGTCGATCAATTGGGTGATATCGTGTTTCTAGAATTGCCCGAATTGGGAGAGGCACTGGAAGTAGGTAGTAGTTTCGGCACGATTGAATCGGTAAAAGCGGTAGAAGATCTTTATCCTCCCGTCTCGGGAACCGTAGTCGATCGCAATCAAGCGATGATTGACTCCCCCGAATTAATTGCCGATGATCCCCACGGGGAGGGTTGGTTATTAAAAGTGCGGGTAGAAAATCCCGATACTGCCTTGGCTGATACCCTCTCCGCTAGTGAATACCGCGCCCAAGTAGCAGGGGAAAGTTAA
- the moeB gene encoding molybdopterin-synthase adenylyltransferase MoeB, with translation MLNPNLAAIELSQEEVQRYSRHIILPEVGLEGQKKLKAASVLCIGTGGLGSPLLLYLAAAGIGRIGIVDFDIVDSSNLQRQIIHGTSWVGKPKIVSAKDRILEINPYCQVDLYETRISSENALDILAPYDVVIDGTDNFPTRYLTNDACVLLDKPNVYGSIFRFEGQATVFNYQGGPNYRDLYPEPPPPGMVPSCAEGGVLGVLPGVIGTIQATEAIKIILGAPDTLSGRLLLYNAWEMKFRELKLRPNPIRPVIEKLIDYEQFCGIPQAKAQEAAEQQNMTEMTVVELKTLLDSNADDYILIDVRNPNEYQIAKIPNSVLIPLPDIENGSAIPKIKELVNGYRLIAHCKMGGRSAKALAILKEAGIEGINVKGGISAWSREVDSTVPEY, from the coding sequence ATGCTAAATCCTAATCTCGCGGCGATCGAACTTTCCCAAGAGGAGGTTCAACGCTACTCTCGACACATTATTCTGCCCGAAGTGGGCTTAGAAGGTCAAAAAAAACTAAAAGCCGCCAGTGTTCTCTGCATCGGCACCGGGGGACTCGGTTCCCCGCTTTTACTCTATCTAGCGGCGGCTGGCATCGGTAGAATCGGTATTGTTGACTTCGATATCGTCGATAGTTCCAATCTGCAACGTCAAATTATTCACGGCACTTCTTGGGTAGGCAAACCGAAAATTGTTTCCGCTAAGGACAGAATTCTAGAAATTAACCCCTATTGTCAGGTGGATTTGTACGAAACCCGCATAAGTTCCGAAAATGCCCTTGACATTTTAGCCCCCTATGATGTAGTCATCGACGGGACGGATAATTTCCCCACCCGTTATCTGACTAATGATGCTTGTGTTCTTCTCGACAAACCCAACGTCTATGGCTCAATTTTCCGCTTTGAAGGACAGGCAACCGTTTTTAACTACCAAGGTGGTCCCAACTACCGCGATCTCTATCCCGAACCACCACCACCGGGGATGGTTCCCTCCTGTGCGGAAGGCGGCGTTTTAGGGGTTTTACCCGGAGTAATCGGCACAATTCAAGCCACAGAAGCCATTAAAATTATCCTCGGCGCACCGGATACCCTCAGTGGTCGTTTACTGCTCTACAATGCTTGGGAAATGAAATTCCGCGAGTTAAAATTGCGCCCGAATCCCATCCGTCCCGTCATTGAAAAACTAATTGATTACGAACAATTCTGCGGTATCCCGCAAGCGAAAGCACAAGAAGCAGCAGAACAGCAAAACATGACAGAAATGACCGTAGTAGAGTTAAAAACCCTACTTGACAGCAATGCCGATGATTACATTCTCATCGATGTGCGTAATCCCAACGAGTACCAAATCGCTAAGATTCCCAACTCGGTGTTAATTCCCCTACCCGATATCGAAAATGGTTCGGCAATTCCCAAAATTAAGGAATTAGTCAACGGTTATCGTCTCATCGCCCATTGTAAGATGGGGGGACGTTCCGCTAAAGCCCTCGCTATCCTCAAAGAGGCAGGTATCGAAGGAATTAACGTCAAAGGTGGTATCAGCGCCTGGAGTCGCGAAGTCGATTCCACTGTACCAGAATACTAA
- a CDS encoding DNA methyltransferase produces the protein MPLSWNEIKNRAIAFQKEWEGETSEKAESQSFWNDFFNVFGISRRRVASFEQPIKKADNKQGFIDLLWKGTILVEHKSKGKDLEKAPQQAKDYFPNLKEHELPRYILVSDFQRFKLYDLDSGNQWEFELSNFVDNVHLFDFIAGYEKRVYKDEDPVNIQAAELMGKLHDCLKEIGYMGHDLEVYLVRLLFCLFADDTGIFNKGIFWEYIDLHTKEDGSDLAMHIDAIFQVLNTPEEKRLKNLDENLTQFPYINGKLFEESLPLAAFDSKMRVMLLEACAFDWGKISPAIFGSMFQAVMNPKERRNLGAHYTSEKNIQKVIKPLFLDDLYREFEKVKGNRNKLLEFQKKIANLYFLDPACGCGNFLIITYRELRDLEILVLQELDKTGQLVTDISTIIQVDVNQFAGIEYDEFAVRVAEVAMWLIDHQMNVKVSNTFGQYFVRLPLKKAAKIVHGNALRIDWEELISKEKLNFILGNPPFVGHHYQNFDQKEDLKLVLDKIIGSGVMDYVSAWFYKSAQFIQNTKIKVGLVATNSISQGEQSSILWNVLINEFNISIHFAHRTFKWSNEAKGNAAVHCVIIGFASFEANEKYIFDYQTITSEPLLIKAKNINPYLINANNILVFNRKYPLCNVPNMMYGNKPTDGGNFILSEEEKNTLVSKNPLLIKFIRPFISAREFLNGGKKWCLWLLDIKPNELKNIPEILERVEAVKQFRSKSIAASTRNYSYHCLFRQITQPKSDYILVPRTTSENRKYIPIGFFTADNIVSDTCQAIPNGDLYLFGILTSEMHMAWVKYVCGRLKSDYRYSKDIVYNNFPFPETATDKQKQTVETCAQAVLDTRVKYPDSSLADLYDPLTMPPDLLKAHQKLDKAVDLCYRPQPFTSELNRIEYLFELYEKLTAPLLPTSKQKATKRKNSQ, from the coding sequence ATGCCTTTAAGTTGGAATGAAATTAAAAATCGCGCCATCGCTTTTCAAAAAGAGTGGGAAGGAGAGACTTCAGAAAAAGCAGAATCTCAGTCTTTTTGGAATGATTTTTTTAATGTCTTTGGCATTTCACGGCGTAGGGTGGCCAGTTTTGAGCAACCGATAAAAAAAGCCGATAATAAACAGGGTTTTATTGATTTACTTTGGAAAGGGACGATTTTAGTTGAGCATAAATCGAAGGGGAAAGATTTAGAAAAAGCCCCACAACAGGCTAAGGATTATTTTCCCAATTTAAAGGAACATGAGTTACCGCGTTATATTTTAGTCTCGGATTTTCAAAGGTTTAAATTATATGATTTAGATTCGGGCAATCAATGGGAATTTGAATTAAGTAATTTTGTTGATAACGTTCATTTATTTGATTTTATTGCTGGTTACGAAAAGCGAGTTTATAAAGACGAAGATCCCGTCAATATTCAAGCGGCCGAGTTAATGGGAAAACTTCATGATTGCCTCAAAGAAATTGGTTATATGGGGCATGATTTAGAAGTTTATCTAGTGCGTTTATTATTTTGTTTATTTGCCGATGATACGGGTATTTTTAATAAGGGTATTTTCTGGGAATATATTGATCTACATACCAAAGAAGATGGCAGTGATTTGGCGATGCACATTGATGCTATTTTTCAGGTTTTGAATACACCAGAAGAAAAAAGATTAAAAAATCTCGATGAGAATTTAACTCAATTTCCCTACATAAATGGCAAGTTATTTGAGGAGTCATTACCCTTAGCGGCTTTTGATAGCAAGATGAGAGTCATGTTATTAGAAGCTTGTGCTTTTGATTGGGGAAAAATTTCTCCTGCTATTTTTGGCTCTATGTTTCAAGCGGTAATGAATCCAAAAGAACGACGCAATTTAGGGGCGCATTATACCTCCGAGAAAAATATTCAAAAGGTGATTAAACCGTTATTTTTAGATGATTTATACAGAGAATTTGAGAAGGTTAAAGGCAATCGCAATAAATTACTAGAATTTCAGAAAAAGATTGCTAATTTATATTTTCTCGATCCTGCCTGTGGTTGCGGCAATTTTTTAATTATTACCTATCGGGAGTTACGCGATTTAGAGATTTTGGTATTACAGGAGTTAGATAAAACGGGGCAGTTAGTAACAGATATTAGTACCATTATTCAGGTGGATGTAAATCAGTTTGCTGGTATTGAATACGATGAGTTTGCGGTGAGGGTGGCAGAGGTGGCGATGTGGTTAATTGATCATCAGATGAATGTTAAAGTTAGTAATACTTTTGGTCAATATTTTGTGCGTTTACCATTAAAGAAAGCGGCAAAGATTGTTCATGGAAATGCCTTGCGGATTGATTGGGAAGAACTTATATCAAAAGAGAAGCTCAATTTTATTTTAGGAAATCCTCCTTTTGTGGGGCATCATTACCAAAATTTTGATCAAAAAGAAGACTTAAAGCTAGTTCTTGATAAAATCATTGGATCAGGGGTTATGGATTATGTATCAGCATGGTTTTATAAATCTGCTCAATTTATTCAAAACACAAAAATTAAGGTGGGATTAGTGGCGACTAATTCTATTTCTCAAGGGGAACAATCATCTATCTTATGGAATGTTTTAATAAACGAATTTAATATCAGTATTCATTTTGCCCATAGAACTTTCAAATGGAGTAATGAAGCTAAAGGTAATGCTGCGGTTCATTGTGTGATTATTGGATTTGCTAGTTTTGAAGCTAATGAAAAATATATATTCGACTATCAGACTATAACCAGTGAGCCGCTTTTAATAAAAGCCAAAAATATTAATCCTTACTTAATCAATGCAAACAATATTCTGGTTTTTAATCGAAAATATCCTCTCTGTAATGTCCCTAATATGATGTATGGAAATAAGCCAACAGATGGAGGTAATTTTATTTTATCCGAAGAAGAAAAAAATACTCTTGTCTCAAAAAATCCTTTGTTAATTAAATTTATCAGACCTTTTATTAGTGCTAGAGAATTTTTAAATGGTGGTAAAAAATGGTGTTTGTGGCTACTCGATATTAAACCCAATGAACTCAAGAATATACCTGAAATTTTGGAGCGTGTGGAAGCCGTGAAGCAATTCAGATCAAAAAGTATTGCAGCTTCAACCCGAAACTATTCTTATCATTGTTTATTTCGACAAATAACGCAACCAAAATCAGACTATATTCTTGTACCTAGAACTACGTCAGAAAATAGAAAATACATTCCCATTGGCTTTTTTACGGCTGATAATATCGTTAGTGATACTTGTCAAGCTATTCCGAACGGCGATTTATATTTATTTGGTATTCTTACTTCAGAAATGCACATGGCATGGGTTAAATATGTGTGTGGAAGATTAAAAAGTGATTATCGTTACTCAAAAGATATTGTTTATAATAATTTTCCTTTTCCTGAAACGGCGACCGACAAACAAAAACAAACCGTCGAAACTTGCGCTCAAGCTGTGCTAGATACTAGGGTAAAATATCCTGATAGTAGCCTTGCGGATTTATATGATCCTTTAACCATGCCTCCCGACTTGCTCAAAGCTCACCAAAAACTTGACAAAGCTGTTGATTTGTGTTATCGTCCCCAACCCTTTACCAGTGAATTAAACCGTATTGAATACCTCTTTGAACTTTATGAAAAATTAACCGCTCCCCTACTCCCTACCAGCAAACAAAAAGCCACGAAAAGAAAAAATTCTCAATAA